TAGTAGTCATTCTCTTTGTGTTTGCTGTGTGATGGACTGGCGACCTCTTCACGTTTTACCCCTCCTCTTTTCCCCAGCTAGGACAGACTGCAGTATTGTCGCAGATGcagatttcagtgtttttaattcaatgCTGGATGACTGCTCAGGCAACAGTGGTGTCACCCAAGTTGGTGCACTTTTGGTGAAGAGTTTTGTCATTACATAATTTCATTGCATTTGTTTCTTGCCACCGGTATTTACCAGCCAGTGGGACAGATAGCCCTCCAATATTTACTGACCAAATGCAAAGTCTTCCTACTAATCCACCGCTTAGTGGGTGTTAATTTTGGACCATGTATGAATGAAGCCTTGAGAAATATTATGTGAAAGTGTCTGACGGACAGAATATTGTCAATTTATGCAAGAGAATAATGAAACCAGCTTTGAAAAAGCTACAGGCAGCGGTTAATAACTATAATAAGCTGCTGGTGTTGGAATCTTAGCAACATTGCAAAGAGCCGTTTGGTCTCCTATATGTGCAGAATGCTGAAAGAATATTGTGTAAACTGCTTATACCCTCGGATGAGATGCCAAGTGTGGGCTGTATACAAATCTCTGAGAATAAAAAAAGGACTACGCAGTGATTATCACCAGTTTACTGTGCTTCATCTGTCTCCTCTAAGGGTTTTGTGATTAATAGGAGTGTGCAATTGTAGTGTTTGATTGCTTCTAGAGAAATGGCTCTTGAAAGCTATACAAATGTTTCATACTGGAGAAGTACGAGTgccttcttttattttttcatacgTGCTTGGCAGCAGATATCAGGTGACGTCTTGGATACAGTAGGCTGTGAGAATCAAGAGGTCCCGTTGTGGCTTATCTCCAACACAGCATTGTTGTAGCTGGTATGCTGTATTGCTTCTCAGAGAGGCACACTCCTCTTATTGTTGACAGCGGAGGGATGCTATCTGGCTAGCTTTGACTTGAGCTGCCTCTGCAGCAGCTTTGTGTTAGACCCTTTAGCGCTGCTCTGTTTTTGGGCCTTGTCTTGAAAGGTCGTGTTGTCCTCCGTCTTCCCTCCCTGACAGAGACACATTGCTGGAGCCTTCTCTGCCCTTTTGTCCAGTTTACGACTCCCTCCCCCCCTGCTGCATAGTTCTGCCCTGTTCCTGAGGCCACTGCGTACTGTGCTGTACTGTAAAAAAATATCTTTGTTCAGCCACAGagataaaaacaaagagatgaaagtttattttttttctccccagaaCTCTAAAATTAACTGTTTATGTTGCACATATCAAGGTGCTGGTCTGAAAAGCTCCTTGTTGCTGTGTTGAATAGTTGTACCCAAGTTTCTTAGCAGTTTTCATGTCCGACTCTTGTGACTACtactttaattttattaattttttaaatgtcacttaaatgcagataaaatctaataatttttttttctctgcttcttttctgtgtaGATACTGCTTCATTGTAACACTGGGCTATTTGATATTGTGTCAAATCACACGGGTCTACGTTTTTGACTACGGCATGTACTCTGCAGATTTCACAGGGTAAGCTAACACTAGAACTCTTTCATCctcatttttcacatttcaaaagAATGCTTTTCTTTGTACAGCCCATCAGTTTATCCATTTTCTGAAACGAGCTATTTTGAATGCTTTCCTTTTAAGACCACGCTCTCTGTAAGCCCAGTTTGATTGGCTAGCTGTTACATATACAGTGTGTTTAAACATCAGGTGTGTGGGGCATCTGTGAACTGTATGCCTGAGCTGACCAAATTATAAGAATAATCCCCTCTCTGTCCTCTCTAAACACTGAGGGAAACTGTGTGTTTTGAGTAAACTGAAGCCTGAACAtttggctcacagggattacttgtGTGCTGACCTCAACATTTGAGACTTTGccaaatgacagaaaatgagGCATAATCAGtgcacttttaagatattttggACCTTAATTTAACATTAAAGACCTCCACTGATTGAGCTTGAATCCCAAATGGACTACAAATGACGCTAAAAGGAGAAGTCGTCGATAAGAATCGGCCGAATATTGGATGTGACTCGAGCTAAATGGATACAAGACTGAGTCCCACTGCTCGTCTGTGTCCGCACGAGGACGTCGGCAGGGACTGCAGTTCCAAGTGGCTGGTTCCCATTTCTCCAGACAGTCTGACAGTTTGAGCACACAGCCCGCACTCCCAGCAGGTTGGGGGTGGCTAGTTACTAAGCAACCTAATGCAAAGCCATACTTCCTCTGTGAGATTTCACTCCTTCAGCTACATCTGTTGTCCCTCTGTTTTCGCTCAAAATGTCAAAATCACATGTTTTCCTAAATGTCACTGTACCCCCACCCCAGCCAAATGTGCTTCGGAAAAAGTGAATTTTATTTAAGGCCAGTATTCAGATTTTGGACTATTTTGTTTCCTTATTATGTTTCTTTCAGGCTAATAGGGAAAATGTCTAAGATAggtgtttattttattagagTAGTAGTGCATATTTATTGAGTTAATCCATTTTTTGCAtattacaaaaacatttctacacaaaaaaataattccCTCAGTGTAATCAGTTAggaaagtttttttctttttcaaatatcTTGAGCCACATATCTCCACACTATATTTCAAAGATGACTAATATacagtaaatacatttttttttctttaagtcacttaacactgacctatgagtcattcaggcagaaaaaaagacacgTACTCAGGGCATGAACTAGTGTTGTGCCAACACATAACATACAACTTGGCaaagaacacattttaaaatctgTCTTTAGGGACTTtttgcagaaatatatacaatttCTTCCAATTTCTTAGCTGAATCCGCAAAAATGCTAGATGCCAAAAGATGAGACAGTTTGATAGGCATAAAATAGTAGTTTTGCATCAATAAGGTGATTCctaaagagctattagctgaaaacttgaaatattttgGCATGgtggtcagtgtgtgtgtgtgtgtgtgtgtgtgtgtgtggacaagtGGAGGGCAAAAAAAACCTATCAAGAAAACTTGCCTAAGACAATTTAGGCATtattaaagaataaaggtggtcttATCAAATATCGACTTTCAGGCTGGTTAGTATTATACAAACTGTTTGTATTTAATATACTACATTTCCATAAATCTCTGCAACTATTTCTCTTCCtaccaaaatataaaaaaatgacaggtggctcaagacttttgcacagtactataaATAGGTAAATAAAGCCTCATTTACATATTTATCCTTAAAACTTGCaagataaaaaataattggCTTAAGTCTCATAGTAACATCCCATAGTTGCAACTTTTACCCAATTCGCCTTTAAAGAGCGAATAATCTCTACCCTGTGGCTTATTCTTCCATTTGTAGCTCAACTTCATGCCACCAGCAGCTTTCATGTATAAAATTAATCCAGAATGTGCTGATGCAAGCATCAGGAGAGGAGCTGTGTTTTTCTGAGTTCAGGCTTATACATATCCCGCACTGATAGAGAATATCATTAAGTCGGGATAAGGAGGGCTGACCAGCACagaactggagaaaaaaaacaacaggaagttTAATAAAAGCCTGCCGTTATCCTGGAGGAAACTAGCCATTGTGAAGATACTACCACTCAGTGTTTGCACTGTTATTGGAAGATTCCACATAAAATATCAAACAATAGTTGCTAAATGAATACGGGATAGCAGCCAGGAAAACTTGGGACGAAAGGTTTAGTGTGCGAGGAAATGTATGTATCCTAAAGTCAGAACACTGAGACTTAAatgtgctgtgtttttgttttttgtctgtttgggttttttttaatgtttactcTGTCTTTAGGCCCATGATGGTTATCACACAGAAGATCACCAGCATGGCATTTGAAATCCATGATGGTAAGAACAAGTGTCGTTAAAGCCCGTGTGTCTCCAGTGtagtgtgcgtgcgtgtgtgtgcatactttaaaaaaaagaagtggcagATGTGACAGAAGTGAAAATGTCAGTTCAATTCTCTTTGGAGTGTGAGAACAGATCAGATGGCCACATTTCTGAGCCAGTTGTCAGTTCCTACAATGGGCTACTGAACCAGAAGGAGAGCATAAACACAGTTATATAATGGAGCAATGACCAActttgcattcttttttttttttcccctcctcaaCCGTTAAGACTTTCTTTAATCCCAAATCTAATTAAACTAGACTTTGTGCTGTCCAAAAAGTCAAGACAAGACATGTGACGGAACAGCCCCATGCTACATTGTGACATACCGCAGAGCCTgtgattatttatttgttttttttaaggtagCACAACTTTAGTGGACGTGCAAAAGTCCAATTTGTCTTCCTGTGGCTGACCTGGATTTGACTCTCCCTCCGCTCCTGGAACAAATAGAGACTTTGCTAATATAATTGAAACACCACATGTGCCAATGAGGAGTAAATAAAGATCCAGAAATGAAATCATGTTTAAAATAGGAACACATGACCGGGTATCAGAGAGGTACTCACAGCTCTTTAGCTCCCACTTGGAGGCTTAAGTCACCTCAGTGTACTGACTGAACACAGTCATCAGTCTAATAACAATTTGGATGATGTTTACTTGAATAGTGTGACATAAGGATTTTAACTGCTTCTCTTTGCAACTATGCCAAATGCATTGGTGTCACTGGATTATTTTCACAGGAGTACATGTTTTCTGGAGATTTCACTGTATTTTGTAGGAAGCCAAATCATTAAGAACGCGATGTGGCATATGAGTGGCATGGACAAAATTAACAGGTTGGGCAACCAGAGTTCTGAATCATCATCAGTTTTACAGCCTTCTTACTGACAACACATTTCCCACGGCCTGCAATACAACAATGAAGTGAGATGGTTAAGCCAAGGAGCTGTACcagcatgtttttattttaagtttttgaCAGTAATGTgtctctgtaaaaaaaaaacaaaagagacatattgttgaaattgcactcttttttttttttttttttttaaagatattttgtACTGTTCATCTGTTTTGTAACAGGGCAGCTCGTTAAATGCGAACATTTTCACAAAATTCTTTACATGTCTTTTACTGTTGGTTACTATGCAATAGTGCTGTTAAGTCCAGCCCACTGAGATAAAATGGCCCATGAACTAAATGATTTGGTCATGAACGAAGTGCCACATCCTGATTACCTGCCCAATATTTATTCTCTCCCTTTGTTAGAATACATGTGTAGATGGCACAGTTTACAGTCTCAGAGGTCAATATttaatttgagtttttattgAGTCAGAGGGTTTAATTGTAGCCAGAGGAGCAGGAAAGTTTAACTAAATATTACCTTGCACAACAGGCATATAATCTCATAGTATGATGAATTGCATAGCCACTGGTCTTCATTACAAAGAGCAGACTGCAAATTGGAACAGTCAGTGTTAGACGATGAGTTTGTACGAGGTTATGCACACAACACCCTGTTTGCTCTGTTGCATCATCTTTTCTTTACACCCTTTGCTCTTGCTCTCCGTCGCTCACTGTCCTCTGCTAACTCAGCTGTGATTGATATTGTATTGAATTTTTAAACAACATAATAGCTTAATGAATGTGAAATGGGGACAAGGGGTGATGGGTATCTTAAAAAACAAGCACTGAAGCACTGAATAGAGAGAGATGAGAATGTAAGaatgagtattaaaaaaaagagagtgtgtTTGGTTTAGGATCAGGTAACAAAGGATCAGGTGTGTGTGAGCCATAAATTTCCATGTAACGGTCGTTAATATTGTAAAGAAATCGCTCCTGTAGCAAGTGATATTGTTGTGTCCCGCTCAGCTATATGCTGCCAGCCAGGCAAGTAAATTTTACCAGCCTGCAATTGATCGAGCGTAAGTTGATTTCCATTGTTAGACAGGTGGTCTCTTTACCAACATGATGGTGGTCTGAACCCATTCTATACCCATTCTATgagagtacagtgaactcatgaTCATTTCCAAGAAACTGGTTTGCGATGGTTTGAGCTTTGTGGCATCATGGCATGTTACCAGCCATCAAAAGGTACTGTGGTCAcagggtcagcaacaatactcaggcagCTTGTGGCACTTGAACAAATCAAGACCAGGAAATgtattttccagtcttctattATGCAATTTTGGTGAGCCCTTGTGAATTGTCACCTCAAGTTCCTGTTCCTGTCCTGTAGATTAGATATTTGCCTTAAGAACCAGTCCAACAGGTgttcctaataaagtggctgatgAGCATATATGAAGAGGGAATTGTGTCATTAAGGAAGGACAGGGCTGCGgacaaaaacaaatagaaaGGGGATTTTACGCGCCTGCAACTTTCTGGATAAAGGCGTGAAGCGATGTCCAAAAGTTTGCAGTTTAGGGCAGCCTCATAGGACGTGAGGTTATGCACCCTGGTCAGGCCCTGTGTAGCACCTACACTAACTTTTACAATTAACACTACAGAATGTACAAAATGTTCTGTTGAtagttttaaattgtattaaacTGCTGTGGCAGGAGCGTAATCCATTTCAGTTCCTATCCTGTTGACAGAATAAAGAGCTAAAATAGCACAGTGTATTAGAAAAATGCTTGTGGCCCTTAACGTAGCGtaaaataatgtgtgtgtgtgtgtattgtgaAGCTGTTATGCGTGTCACCTGTTAGCATTGAAGTGTCTCTCTACATTTGTAGGTTTGACCAAGCGAGACGGGCAGCTGACTCCCAGTCAGAAATACCTTGCTATCAGGTATGTGACTCAGGTATGTTTTTGATGCTTCAAATGATGAGTTCACTGAATCAAGTGGAattaaaaagctgctgtgatTTTAAATTGGCATTCAGTCTGAGAGCAATGATGCTCCTTTCTTTAATAAAGGCGTTATTGCTTTCTGCATAGGCAATCGCCACACTGCCCTCCCCTTTCAGTCTCTCTGGCGCTGTCAAGCAGTTGTTAGGCACTCTGTATCTAGGAAACAACACATTGACTACTCTCTGGTGACTTGTACTGTGGGAATGCCTATCCCTCCATCTATCCTGCTGTATAACTgtgatcccccccccccctttgtcATTCCTATTGGAGATCATTATGcagcaaaaacaacataaacaggTAGTTTATGTGTGGCAAAAGGTTAGGAAAGACTAGCCAATAAAAAGAacagaatagaaaaaaatgcacagcaaagaataaaacacattttccatGTGAATCTTACACATAAACCAGCCTAGATGGTTATAAAACAGAGCAAACATAGTGATCACTAGAAGACCTACTCATTGTAGCTTTAAGGCCCTAGACATCACAATCCTTCGCTGGGCTACTCTGAGTCAGCCGCTTACTCCGAAATGGCTGCTGGGAAGGACATCCTGCATGTTCAAGCAGTCAGACTGTGCTTCACCTAGCAGATGAAATTTAAATAGGAAAAACTAGGAGACAAAAAAGTCTCCAGGGTCAGTCGAGATTCTCCATCTTTGCTTGGACTGTTCAGTCGAATAAATCCTACTTCTTCTCAGTCGATATGGACAATACTGCTCTAAGGCATTATAACATGGGTTTAGTCACTCATATATGTTCGGTCTGGACTCTGtaatgaatggatgaatatTTTCTAATGTTCAATCCGTGTCTCCTCAAGTCGTATGCCCAGCTTGTTGGAATACCTGAGCTACAACTGTAACTTCATGGGGATCCTGGCAGGGCCGACCTGCTCCTACAACGACTACAAGGCCTTCATTGAAGGAACGTGCTACCAGCCGCGGCACCAGGAGAACGCCAATGGCAAGGAGAATGGAAAGTACAAGCAGACTGAACCCTCGCCCAAGGTACAAAGCACATTAGTGGACACAGTTAAGTCCCATTTAGATTGGTTAGGCAGATGAGCCAAACGGTCAATACAAAATTGCAGTTTTTAGGTACTATCTCGAATCTTGAatgcacaataataataactgtgATGTAAAATTGCACATTTGGATTAACGGCCCAGAGCGGAGCAGTCCTAAGAATAATATATTGTAATACACGTACAGGGTTTTGATTTACGTGACAGAAACTGGGACATTACTGGGAATTTGTGACGCAAATATCGAAACCTCAAGGTTATTTATATATTCTTGATGCATTAATAATTTAAAGACAGTCCAAGATTAGCGTTTGTGTTTAAGTGTTTCATAAAAGAAAGGAACAAAGTGAAAACAGATGTTGCTAAATATAAAACCTGAAAGGATTCTCAAGGACTCGACTAACCTTCAAATCAACTTAACCGGGTTTCTGTAGAATAACATCACCTCTCGTCATGTTGCCAGCGTTCGTTTTTGAATATAATAGAGTGCACCGAGTTTAATTGGATTGCTTCATTTTATTGTCTCCCACCTCTGTCCAGAATGATGTCATCTCCAAGCTGTGCACCTGTGCTATCTCGCTGGCCATCTATCTGTCCCTCTATAAGCTACTCCCAGTGGAGCGCTCGATAGACGACGACTTTGTAAACTCCACACCCTTCCATCTCCAGGTTGTCTACCTTTACTTGGCAATGCTGGCGCTGAGGCCAAAGTACTACTTTGTCTGGACACTCGGTGAGTTTGACTTGGCTTTCTTATCAGTGAATAACACATTTCCTCCCATAAATGTGTTATTCAGAGATTTGAATCTGTCATTTGAGTGTTTACAAATAAAATCTGTATATTCTGATTTTATGCAGATTTTAAACATTTGCATAAACACTGTATATACAGAGGTTCCCTTATGCTGGAAAGGAAACAGTCTTTAAATAACATGTGTAACGTGCACAAAATGTTAGGAAGAGCTGGGACAGGTGAGGGAGGAAATACCTTATGCCTACTGGCATTCAAATTTTCATATTTGGTCTAATGTGAGTTAGGCAGGTATTAAAAGTGAGGGAATTTGGTGATAAGATGGACAGTCTGATGAAAAGTTTGTCTATAAGTGTTACTAAGATCACATTGCTCAATCCCACTGCCTCTTTAAGTTTTATAATTGAACTTAAAGGGGCTGGTTCAGAGAATATGACTGTTGTCAATGTGAAATGCAACCTAAGAAGAAGCTTTCCTATTTCTTGAGGTAGCagtgccatctagtggtgaaGATCTAGAGGTGTTGCACTTAATTTTAGACGAGCGCATCCAATCCTCCATTTGTTTCCGTCACTGCTTTACAAACTGCAGGGAGGGAAGCTCTTGTCATTCTTTACTATAGTCACTCTACTCTGAAGCCCATGTACCTCTGTCCCGCAGCTGATGCTATCAACAATGCTGCCGGATTCGGCTTCAACGGATACAACAAAGATGGCTCCCCACGGTGGGATCTGATATcaaatctcagaattctggacATTGAGGTCTGGATCTTTGttctcatttattattttatttccagATAAAGCTCCTTTTTAAGTAAAGCCTGaaagaatatttttttatgtatttgttttcaGTTCGCCACCAGTTTCAAGTTGTTCCTAGACAACTGGAACATTCAAACAGCTCTTTGGCTTAAGAGGTAAGAGCATTTCGGTTATAATGCTGTAGCTTTCTTAGTCTGCGTGAGAACAAGTTGTGCATGCATAGTGTCCTTGACACATAAGCAAAAATGTTTGCTTGATACCTGCATAAAATATGTGGAGAAATTTTACAGAACCTATAATCTGAAGCAAATTAGACAGTTTTGCCCATTTATGAGATTTTGATTCATTTGTTTCTACTTTTTTGGACTGAGCGCTAGATGTACGCATTATGTTTTCTTCTCAGGGTGTGCTACGAGCGCTGTCCCATTAACCCCACTGCTGCCACCTTCCTGTTGTCAGCCATGTGGCACGGGGTGTACCCTGGCTACTATCTGACCTTCCTCACCGGCATCGGCATGACTATGGCTGCACGTGCAGTGAGTACACACAGTGCACACTGTTCAATTGATGAAAAGCTTCTGAATTTGTATATTACTTACTTTCAAAAAactttcattaaaatcctgCTACAAAAATTGATTTGTTTTCCACCGCCATACTAGACTTTAAGACCTCTATAGATTTACCACAGCTACTTAACAGACCAACGAACACACAACAAAATCACTTAATGGATTTCAAGTGGATAATAATGAAGTAGTGTGCCACTTAAACCTCATTTTGAGCGTGAGGCCATTACCACTAATCTCGGCAAAGCCAGACATCTTCATTCCAGTTATGTCAAAAGAGGAGACAGGAGGAGATTTATGCAGAGACAGTGGAGTGATAGTACACTAGGAATGCATTAAGTCTCTGGATAAAAGAGATAAAATGCAGAAACGGTCAATTTTGTGTGTGGGGCAGTGAGTTGTGAGTTTCTGCAGCGACTTCTTTATCTGAAGGAAGACAAGCAGAGCATTGACCTAGTTATGCCAACTTCTGGCCTTTGCCACACAAAGCTGTTTCAGAGATAGATTCCTCCTAAGATCTATGAGGGACAGAAAGAGACGGCGCAAAAGAAAGATGGGCAGATAATGAGTGGAAGCCGACAGTAATCCCTGCTGTCATGTGGAGATTTCTGGAACTAGGTCAGTTAGCTCAACTTTAGTCTATTGTATGGAAGAGTGGGTAGAGTATAATTCAAACTTTACAGCTTCATTTTTACCTAAAATGTATAAATTGTCAAGTTGAACTTGTCAGAGCAGTAAGAAAAATACTCTCTCTTTCAGGTACGGCACAACATCAGGCCGTACTTCCTGGTGTCTGACTCATACAAGGGCATCTATGATGTGATCACGTGGGCATGGACTCAGGTGGCCATTAGTTATACAGTGGCGCCATTTGTGCTACTTGCAGTAGGACCCTCACTCAAGTTCTACAGGTACGTCTGTCATGTATCACTATGAGCTTCTTATACACTGTGGAGTAGGAGACACAATGTCAGcctttcttattttaaaaaatacatacaaatttacatgtttttattagCCTGGCAGACAGTAATGGTTAACGAGACAGCTTTATGATTGAAGGATGAGGAGGAAATAAAACAAGTGACCTTAACATTGACCAGTCGCTGCAAAGAAATTACGATCCAAACATCAACAACAGCTGCTAGACAGGCAGCAAAGAACAGACACACTGTAGCTATTTGTTCATAAACCAAACTATTGGCAAAATCCAGGTTTGAATTTTTTTGGCCCTGTGTTGGAATTGGATAAAAAGCTTCAGAGTACAAACCCAACTCCAGACAAGCTGGGACACTGTGTAAAACTGAAACAGATGCACTGAGCTGAAAATGTCATAAACCCATAATTTATTCACAATAGAGtacagaaaacatatcaaatgtttaaactgagaaaatgtaccatttttaagaaaaatattagtttgttttcaatttgatggcagcaacatttCTCAAAAAAAATTGGTAGAGCCATTTCTTGTAGCAGTCTATGAATATCCTGGAACTGAGGAGAGCCGGGCTGGACTTTGGGAGAAGATTGGTGTCATATTTTTCAGTCCTGGGtcttcatttttgtattttatgtctGTGATGCGCCAGATGTTTTGTGTTGATGAAAGGTCTGACTGCAGGCAGGCTAAACTGGCttctttttggtttgttttactACAAAGTCATGTTGTTGTAACATGTGCAGGATGCGGTTTACCGTTGTATGGTTAACAACATTCTCTCTCATCGATGTCTTCGCAGGTCTTGGTACTTTGGGTTACATCTTCTATGTCTGCTGGTGGTCCTGGCCCTACCTGTCAAGTCAAAACGCCGGCAGGCCAAAGAGCAGCAGGACGACCTCCAGAAGGACAACCAGACAGATCACAACAGCACAGACAACAACTGCAACCAGAAAGAAAAGACCACATGAGGGTCGGGACGGTGACGCGCCGCCCcttcagcagcagaaacactGAGACGAACTATAAACTACTGAGACCTGGAGTGTGTTGAGTCTGTTTACCTGACAAAGAACCAAATATCTCCTATCAGACAGAAAACACAAGTCTACATCCTGGCAAAAACTTCCAGTAGCAAGGCTGACAGCAATCACACTTCTGACATGGATACGAGACCAAGGTGAAGAAATGGCCAAGGTGTAAACTAATCAGCGGTAGTGGTTACTTTGCAATACATTAGTGA
Above is a window of Oreochromis niloticus isolate F11D_XX linkage group LG19, O_niloticus_UMD_NMBU, whole genome shotgun sequence DNA encoding:
- the mboat2a gene encoding membrane-bound O-acyltransferase domain-containing protein 2, producing MATQTTASCTGSTLLQPLSEIINLPLDQVNFVACQLFALLMAVWFRIYLHPSKTSPFIRHVVATLLGFYLALFCFGWYSLHFLVQSGLSYSVMVFAGLENMHKYCFIVTLGYLILCQITRVYVFDYGMYSADFTGPMMVITQKITSMAFEIHDGLTKRDGQLTPSQKYLAISRMPSLLEYLSYNCNFMGILAGPTCSYNDYKAFIEGTCYQPRHQENANGKENGKYKQTEPSPKNDVISKLCTCAISLAIYLSLYKLLPVERSIDDDFVNSTPFHLQVVYLYLAMLALRPKYYFVWTLADAINNAAGFGFNGYNKDGSPRWDLISNLRILDIEFATSFKLFLDNWNIQTALWLKRVCYERCPINPTAATFLLSAMWHGVYPGYYLTFLTGIGMTMAARAVRHNIRPYFLVSDSYKGIYDVITWAWTQVAISYTVAPFVLLAVGPSLKFYRSWYFGLHLLCLLVVLALPVKSKRRQAKEQQDDLQKDNQTDHNSTDNNCNQKEKTT